In one Silene latifolia isolate original U9 population chromosome 10, ASM4854445v1, whole genome shotgun sequence genomic region, the following are encoded:
- the LOC141605489 gene encoding uncharacterized protein LOC141605489 isoform X2, whose product MVGRKPKTFAKDANYAVDFNRLRDRMNGCGGVDCLLDIELSKLRMKQNCGVGNTKNDMGMDDDDLFDENYLTYLLDLEKSSVKLDPVEEDEADPEYVMFLENLKEHGNSYKLDVPVEHGVPIEEHVADPQYLMFLDNLKEHGNSYMVVVPLVHGVPLRIMYEEENVHSDDAMKWKGLKNGCQYNIREDRNNAKKTRRRLAGVHTTQIKRNRGGSTKRNFLCPSSNEYIQDQRNIAEKNDRRNASSYGVRNTLKKRTRGESRRKNTEERTQADITKGKNSCSSSDSYAQAEMYIVGKNNRRNLRSYGVSNTLKKKTRGESMERKISHSRSPHVYVQEKRNISLKNNKRNVGSYGVNSAQKERTCGKGTKRNNSYSSTNGCDVLDVMISDSSETNTSNLKDSDFCNRMAKSLDEDVQEKRTVAEVTKKRKLMSHTGNHIREGRNLKVSHGKKSGAERSGSSKLITKPHSSDHFQGKQTTEKNNPISASFADFQDKKRTEEKNPFPLNPDDFKEDQCVNVQEKRTVAEVSKKRKLMSHTGNHIREGRNLKVSHGKKSGAERSGSSKLITKPHSSDHFQGKQTAEKNNPISVSFADFQDKKRTEEKNPFPLNPDDFKEDQCVNVQEKRTVGEVIKKRKLMSDTGNHIREERNLNVSHGKKSGVAGSGSSKIIKKPQNSSFKEDQCVNVIINSRSAPKNSSFQKSVVNEVYDLFLKNLKVIGESVVYKFGDNERVLYELSCKRHVTVVADSGNPPIKSDQPIKNNLRTSIAAESSDQSTRKIVAGLPLTVRVATEKQPTRPSTSFIPASRSTMPLFDKQPYNSLKVSHRVPSNMRKKLLVILNQPYSEQEHEQLWKEVSFRSAVLTHRDSRSGGSHRPGQMGRSLLDWNPDLSSEIDKVKSDPPKVLNLLRMLSFYIKKLPCGNICKPWMDDSLMTMIHGSA is encoded by the exons ATGGTCGGTAGGAAACCGAAAACATTTGCTAAAGATGCAAATTATGCTGTTGATTTCAATAGATTACGAGATAGGATGAATGGATGCGGGGGTGTGGATTGTCTTTTGGATATAGAGTTGAGTAAGTTACGTATGAAACAAAATTGCGGCGTGGGTAATACCAAAAATGATATGGGTATGGATGATGATGACCTATTTGATGAAAATTATCTTACATATTTGCTAGACTTAGAAAAGTCTTCTGTTAAACTGGACCCCGTGGAGGAAGATGAGGCTGATCCGGAGTATGTGATGTTCTTGGAAAACTTAAAAGAACATGGGAATTCATATAAGCTTGATGTGCCAGTTGAACATGGCGTGCCCATAGAGGAACACGTGGCTGATCCACAGTATTTGATGTTCTTGGATAACTTGAAGGAACATGGGAATTCATATATGGTTGTGGTGCCACTTGTACATGGTGTACCATTGCGTATCATGTATGAAGAGGAGAATGTTCATTCTGATGATGCGATGAAGTGGAAAGGTCTAAAAAATGGATGTCAATATAATATTCGTGAAGACAGGAATAATGCTAAGAAGACTCGTAGAAGACTTGCTGGGGTTCACACTACACAAATCAAGAGAAATCGCGGAGGGAGCACGAAAAGAAACTTTTTATGTCCTTCGAGCAATGAATACATCCAAGACCAGAGAAATATTGCTGAAAAGAATGATAGGAGAAATGCTAGTTCTTATGGGGTTAGAAATACACTCAAGAAGAGAACTCGTGGTGAGAGCAGGAGGAAAAATACGGAGGAGAGAACCCAAGCTGATATCACCAAGGGAAAAAACTCATGTTCCTCGAGTGATAGTTATGCCCAAGCAGAAATGTATATTGTTGGGAAGAATAATAGGAGAAATTTAAGATCTTATGGGGTTAGCaatacgctgaaaaagaaaactCGTGGTGAGAGTATGGAGAGAAAAATTTCGCATTCTAGGAGTCCTCATGTTTATGTCCAAGAGAAGAGGAATATATCCCTGAAGAATAATAAGAGAAATGTCGGATCTTATGGGGTTAATAGTGCGCAAAAAGAAAGAACTTGTGGCAAGGGTACGAAGAGGAACAATTCATATTCTTCGACCAATGGTTGTGATGTCCTAGATGTGATGATTTCAGATTCCAGTGAAACTAACACTTCTAACCTAAAAGATTCAGATTTCTGTAACAGAATGGCAAAATCCCTTGACGAGGATGTTCAAGAGAAGAGGACTGTTGCTGAGGTGACAAAGAAGAGAAAGTTAATGTCTCATACTGGCAATCATATTCGAGAAGGGAGGAATTTGAAAGTCAGCCATGGTAAAAAATCTGGTGCAGAACGTTCTGGTTCCAGTAAATTAATAACAAAGCCACATAGTTCTGATCATTTCCAGGGTAAGCAGACGACGGAAAAGAATAATCCTATTTCTGCTAGTTTTGCTGATTTCCAAGATAAGAAAAGGACTGAGGAGAAAAATCCTTTCCCTCTTAATCCCGATGATTTTAAGGAGGATCAATGCGTAAATGTCCAAGAGAAGAGGACTGTTGCTGAGGTGTCAAAGAAGAGAAAGTTAATGTCTCATACTGGCAATCATATTCGAGAAGGGAGGAATTTGAAAGTCAGCCATGGTAAAAAATCTGGTGCAGAACGTTCTGGTTCCAGTAAATTAATAACAAAGCCACATAGTTCTGATCATTTCCAGGGTAAGCAGACGGCGGAAAAGAATAATCCTATTTCCGTTAGTTTTGCTGATTTCCAAGATAAGAAAAGGACTGAGGAGAAAAATCCCTTCCCTCTTAATCCCGATGATTTTAAGGAGGATCAATGCGTAAATGTCCAAGAGAAGAGGACTGTTGGTGAG GTGATAAAGAAGAGAAAGTTAATGTCTGATACTGGTAATCATATTCGAGAAGAGAGAAATTTGAATGTCAGCCATGGTAAAAAATCTGGTGTAGCAGGTTCTGGTTCCAGTAAGATAATAAAAAAGCCACAGAATTCAAGTTTTAAGGAGGATCAATGCGTAAATGTCATTATCAATTCGAGATCAGCTCCAAAGAATTCAAGTTTTCAGAAAAGTGTGGTCAATGAGGTGTACGACTTGTTTCTGAAAAATCTGAAAGTCATTGGGGAGTCCGTTGTCTACAAATTTGGGGACAATGAGCGAGTTTTGTACGAATTATCCTGTAAACGGCATGTCACAGTTGTGGCTGACTCAGGTAATCCTCCCATTAAAAGTGATCAGCCCATAAAAAATAATCTGCGTACAAGTATTGCTGCTGAATCAAGTGATCAGTCAACGCGTAAAATTGTAGCTGGTCTCCCTTTGACAGTTCGAGTTGCCACTGAAAAGCAGCCAACTCGCCCATCAACATCATTTATTCCTGCATCAAGATCGACAATGCCTCTGTTT GACAAGCAACCTTATAACAGTTTGAAAGTCTCACATAGGGTGCCTAGTAATATGCGGAAGAAATTACTTGTAATTCTAAATCAGCCTTATAGCGAACAGGAGCATGAACAACTTTGGAAGGAAGTAAGCTTTCGATCAGCTGTCCTGACCCACAGGGATTCACGTAGTGGCGGGTCTCACAGGCCAGGACAGATGGGCCGCTCATTGCTTGACTGGAATCCTG ATTTGAGTAGTGAAATCGACAAAGTCAAATCTGATCCACCCAAGGTGTTGAATCTTTTACGAATGCTTTCCTTTTACATAAAG AAACTTCCATGTGGAAATATATGTAAGCCTTGGATGGATGACTCTTTAATGACTATGATACATGGATCTGCCTGA
- the LOC141605489 gene encoding uncharacterized protein LOC141605489 isoform X1 — MVGRKPKTFAKDANYAVDFNRLRDRMNGCGGVDCLLDIELSKLRMKQNCGVGNTKNDMGMDDDDLFDENYLTYLLDLEKSSVKLDPVEEDEADPEYVMFLENLKEHGNSYKLDVPVEHGVPIEEHVADPQYLMFLDNLKEHGNSYMVVVPLVHGVPLRIMYEEENVHSDDAMKWKGLKNGCQYNIREDRNNAKKTRRRLAGVHTTQIKRNRGGSTKRNFLCPSSNEYIQDQRNIAEKNDRRNASSYGVRNTLKKRTRGESRRKNTEERTQADITKGKNSCSSSDSYAQAEMYIVGKNNRRNLRSYGVSNTLKKKTRGESMERKISHSRSPHVYVQEKRNISLKNNKRNVGSYGVNSAQKERTCGKGTKRNNSYSSTNGCDVLDVMISDSSETNTSNLKDSDFCNRMAKSLDEDVQEKRTVAEVTKKRKLMSHTGNHIREGRNLKVSHGKKSGAERSGSSKLITKPHSSDHFQGKQTTEKNNPISASFADFQDKKRTEEKNPFPLNPDDFKEDQCVNVQEKRTVAEVSKKRKLMSHTGNHIREGRNLKVSHGKKSGAERSGSSKLITKPHSSDHFQGKQTAEKNNPISVSFADFQDKKRTEEKNPFPLNPDDFKEDQCVNVQEKRTVGEVIKKRKLMSDTGNHIREERNLNVSHGKKSGVEGSGSSKIITKPHSSDHFQGKQTMEKKNRISVRFADFQDKERTEEKNPIPLNPDDFKEDQWVNVQEKRTVGEVIKKRKLMSDTGNHIREERNLNVSHGKKSGVAGSGSSKIIKKPQNSSFKEDQCVNVIINSRSAPKNSSFQKSVVNEVYDLFLKNLKVIGESVVYKFGDNERVLYELSCKRHVTVVADSGNPPIKSDQPIKNNLRTSIAAESSDQSTRKIVAGLPLTVRVATEKQPTRPSTSFIPASRSTMPLFDKQPYNSLKVSHRVPSNMRKKLLVILNQPYSEQEHEQLWKEVSFRSAVLTHRDSRSGGSHRPGQMGRSLLDWNPDLSSEIDKVKSDPPKVLNLLRMLSFYIKKLPCGNICKPWMDDSLMTMIHGSA; from the exons ATGGTCGGTAGGAAACCGAAAACATTTGCTAAAGATGCAAATTATGCTGTTGATTTCAATAGATTACGAGATAGGATGAATGGATGCGGGGGTGTGGATTGTCTTTTGGATATAGAGTTGAGTAAGTTACGTATGAAACAAAATTGCGGCGTGGGTAATACCAAAAATGATATGGGTATGGATGATGATGACCTATTTGATGAAAATTATCTTACATATTTGCTAGACTTAGAAAAGTCTTCTGTTAAACTGGACCCCGTGGAGGAAGATGAGGCTGATCCGGAGTATGTGATGTTCTTGGAAAACTTAAAAGAACATGGGAATTCATATAAGCTTGATGTGCCAGTTGAACATGGCGTGCCCATAGAGGAACACGTGGCTGATCCACAGTATTTGATGTTCTTGGATAACTTGAAGGAACATGGGAATTCATATATGGTTGTGGTGCCACTTGTACATGGTGTACCATTGCGTATCATGTATGAAGAGGAGAATGTTCATTCTGATGATGCGATGAAGTGGAAAGGTCTAAAAAATGGATGTCAATATAATATTCGTGAAGACAGGAATAATGCTAAGAAGACTCGTAGAAGACTTGCTGGGGTTCACACTACACAAATCAAGAGAAATCGCGGAGGGAGCACGAAAAGAAACTTTTTATGTCCTTCGAGCAATGAATACATCCAAGACCAGAGAAATATTGCTGAAAAGAATGATAGGAGAAATGCTAGTTCTTATGGGGTTAGAAATACACTCAAGAAGAGAACTCGTGGTGAGAGCAGGAGGAAAAATACGGAGGAGAGAACCCAAGCTGATATCACCAAGGGAAAAAACTCATGTTCCTCGAGTGATAGTTATGCCCAAGCAGAAATGTATATTGTTGGGAAGAATAATAGGAGAAATTTAAGATCTTATGGGGTTAGCaatacgctgaaaaagaaaactCGTGGTGAGAGTATGGAGAGAAAAATTTCGCATTCTAGGAGTCCTCATGTTTATGTCCAAGAGAAGAGGAATATATCCCTGAAGAATAATAAGAGAAATGTCGGATCTTATGGGGTTAATAGTGCGCAAAAAGAAAGAACTTGTGGCAAGGGTACGAAGAGGAACAATTCATATTCTTCGACCAATGGTTGTGATGTCCTAGATGTGATGATTTCAGATTCCAGTGAAACTAACACTTCTAACCTAAAAGATTCAGATTTCTGTAACAGAATGGCAAAATCCCTTGACGAGGATGTTCAAGAGAAGAGGACTGTTGCTGAGGTGACAAAGAAGAGAAAGTTAATGTCTCATACTGGCAATCATATTCGAGAAGGGAGGAATTTGAAAGTCAGCCATGGTAAAAAATCTGGTGCAGAACGTTCTGGTTCCAGTAAATTAATAACAAAGCCACATAGTTCTGATCATTTCCAGGGTAAGCAGACGACGGAAAAGAATAATCCTATTTCTGCTAGTTTTGCTGATTTCCAAGATAAGAAAAGGACTGAGGAGAAAAATCCTTTCCCTCTTAATCCCGATGATTTTAAGGAGGATCAATGCGTAAATGTCCAAGAGAAGAGGACTGTTGCTGAGGTGTCAAAGAAGAGAAAGTTAATGTCTCATACTGGCAATCATATTCGAGAAGGGAGGAATTTGAAAGTCAGCCATGGTAAAAAATCTGGTGCAGAACGTTCTGGTTCCAGTAAATTAATAACAAAGCCACATAGTTCTGATCATTTCCAGGGTAAGCAGACGGCGGAAAAGAATAATCCTATTTCCGTTAGTTTTGCTGATTTCCAAGATAAGAAAAGGACTGAGGAGAAAAATCCCTTCCCTCTTAATCCCGATGATTTTAAGGAGGATCAATGCGTAAATGTCCAAGAGAAGAGGACTGTTGGTGAGGTGATAAAGAAGAGAAAGTTAATGTCTGATACTGGTAATCATATTCGAGAAGAGAGGAATTTGAATGTCAGCCATGGTAAAAAATCTGGTGTAGAAGGTTCTGGTTCCAGTAAGATAATAACAAAGCCACATAGTTCTGATCATTTCCAGGGCAAGCAGACGATGGAAAAGAAAAATCGTATTTCTGTTAGGTTTGCTGATTTCCAAGATAAGGAGAGGACTGAGGAGAAAAATCCAATCCCTCTTAATCCCGATGATTTTAAGGAGGATCAATGGGTAAATGTCCAAGAGAAGAGGACTGTTGGTGAGGTGATAAAGAAGAGAAAGTTAATGTCTGATACTGGTAATCATATTCGAGAAGAGAGAAATTTGAATGTCAGCCATGGTAAAAAATCTGGTGTAGCAGGTTCTGGTTCCAGTAAGATAATAAAAAAGCCACAGAATTCAAGTTTTAAGGAGGATCAATGCGTAAATGTCATTATCAATTCGAGATCAGCTCCAAAGAATTCAAGTTTTCAGAAAAGTGTGGTCAATGAGGTGTACGACTTGTTTCTGAAAAATCTGAAAGTCATTGGGGAGTCCGTTGTCTACAAATTTGGGGACAATGAGCGAGTTTTGTACGAATTATCCTGTAAACGGCATGTCACAGTTGTGGCTGACTCAGGTAATCCTCCCATTAAAAGTGATCAGCCCATAAAAAATAATCTGCGTACAAGTATTGCTGCTGAATCAAGTGATCAGTCAACGCGTAAAATTGTAGCTGGTCTCCCTTTGACAGTTCGAGTTGCCACTGAAAAGCAGCCAACTCGCCCATCAACATCATTTATTCCTGCATCAAGATCGACAATGCCTCTGTTT GACAAGCAACCTTATAACAGTTTGAAAGTCTCACATAGGGTGCCTAGTAATATGCGGAAGAAATTACTTGTAATTCTAAATCAGCCTTATAGCGAACAGGAGCATGAACAACTTTGGAAGGAAGTAAGCTTTCGATCAGCTGTCCTGACCCACAGGGATTCACGTAGTGGCGGGTCTCACAGGCCAGGACAGATGGGCCGCTCATTGCTTGACTGGAATCCTG ATTTGAGTAGTGAAATCGACAAAGTCAAATCTGATCCACCCAAGGTGTTGAATCTTTTACGAATGCTTTCCTTTTACATAAAG AAACTTCCATGTGGAAATATATGTAAGCCTTGGATGGATGACTCTTTAATGACTATGATACATGGATCTGCCTGA
- the LOC141605490 gene encoding putative 12-oxophytodienoate reductase 11 yields MAATIPLMTPHQMGNFNLSHRVVLAPLTRQRSYGNVPQPHAVLYYSQRTTNGGLLIAEATGVSDTAQGYPETPGIWTTEQVEAWKPIVNAVHAKGGIFFCQIWHVGRVSNQGFQPNGQAPISCTDKPITPQVRANGVDVAQFSTPRRLATDEIPSVVNDFRLAARNAIEAGFDGVEIHGAHGYLIDQFMKDKVNDRTDQYGGSLENRCRFGLEVVEAVVNEIGADKVGFRISPFSDYSEASDSNPEALALYMAKSLSNYGILYCHAVEPRMVTLGEKKECPHSLLPMRKAFNGTFIVAGGYGRKDGNQAVSNGHTDLVAYGRLFLANPDLPRRFELDAPLNKYNRETFYILDPVVGYTDYPFLETTE; encoded by the exons ATGGCAGCAACTATTCCTCTAATGACCCCTCATCAAATGGGCAATTTCAATCTGTCTCACAG AGTTGTTTTGGCTCCATTGACGAGGCAACGATCGTATGGAAATGTACCTCAACCACATGCAGTATTATATTACTCACAACGTACTACTAATGGCGGTCTTCTCATAGCTGAAGCAACTGGTGTTTCTGATACTGCTCAAGGCTATCCAGAAACACCTGGCATTTGGACAACCGAGCAGGTTGAAGCTTGGAAACCTATTGTTAATGCCGTCCATGCAAAAGGTGGCATCTTTTTTTGTCAAATCTGGCATGTTGGTCGTGTTTCAAATCAAG GTTTTCAGCCAAATGGGCAAGCTCCAATCTCTTGCACAGACAAACCTATAACGCCTCAAGTTCGGGCAAATGGTGTAGATGTTGCACAATTCTCCACTCCAAGACGGCTTGCAACAGATGAGATACCTTCAGTTGTCAATGATTTCAGACTTGCTGCTAGGAATGCTATAGAAGCTG gttttGACGGTGTTGAAATACATGGCGCCCACGGCTACCTCATTGACCAGTTTATGAAAGACAAAGTCAATGATCGAACAGACCAGTATGGTGGGTCTCTAGAGAACCGCTGTAGATTTGGTCTGGAAGTAGTCGAAGCTGTTGTAAATGAGATTGGTGCAGATAAAGTCGGGTTTCGCATCTCTCCCTTTTCTGATTATTCGGAAGCAAGCGACTCAAACCCTGAAGCTCTAGCCCTGTATATGGCCAAATCCCTGAGTAATTATGGAATTTTGTATTGTCATGCTGTTGAACCAAGGATGGTAACCTTAGGAGAGAAGAAGGAATGCCCTCATAGTCTTTTGCCCATGAGAAAGGCCTTCAATGGTACTTTCATCGTTGCTGGAGGTTATGGCAGAAAAGATGGGAATCAAGCTGTTTCTAACGGACATACAGATCTTGTGGCGTATGGCCGCTTGTTTTTGGCTAACCCAGATCTGCCTAGAAGATTTGAGCTTGATGCTCCTCTTAACAAGTACAACAGAGAAACCTTTTACATTCTGGATCCAGTTGTCGGGTATACTGATTACCCATTCCTTGAAACCACCGAATAG